A stretch of Catenulispora sp. GP43 DNA encodes these proteins:
- a CDS encoding DMT family transporter has product MTIEAPTPESALSARPPATDRNTLPRRSGLLATAGLLATTAVWGSTFLVVKDAIAAVPVLDFLGLRFAVACAAMLAVRPRALAALGRAGWRHGVLLGLVLAAGYVAQTFGLQTASASVSGFITGLFVVFTPLIGGVVLRRRLPGAVWVAVVLATVGLGLISLHGLSMGRGELLTVVGAFFFAVHIVGLGEWSHRHDAYALAVVQIGTVAAVCLLLAPAAHAGHPGITLPPDTAGWASIAVTALLGTAAGFFLQTWSQARMPATRAAVVLTMEPVFAGVAGVLAGETLAVRGWIGAAMVLAAMYAVELGPRWGKKAKERPGVANQAPGPSPELAAALEP; this is encoded by the coding sequence GTGACCATCGAAGCACCCACCCCCGAATCGGCGCTCAGCGCGCGCCCGCCGGCCACCGACCGCAACACGCTGCCGCGCCGATCGGGACTGCTGGCGACCGCCGGCCTGCTGGCCACAACAGCGGTGTGGGGCTCGACCTTCCTGGTGGTGAAGGACGCCATCGCCGCGGTGCCGGTGCTGGACTTCCTCGGGCTGCGGTTCGCGGTGGCGTGCGCGGCGATGCTCGCGGTGCGGCCGCGGGCGCTGGCAGCGCTGGGGCGGGCCGGCTGGCGACACGGGGTGCTGCTCGGTCTGGTGCTGGCGGCCGGGTACGTGGCGCAGACGTTCGGGCTGCAGACCGCCTCGGCGTCGGTGTCGGGGTTCATCACCGGGCTGTTCGTGGTGTTCACGCCGCTGATCGGCGGGGTGGTGCTGCGGCGGCGGTTGCCGGGGGCGGTGTGGGTGGCGGTGGTGCTGGCGACGGTCGGGCTCGGGCTGATCTCGCTGCACGGGCTGTCGATGGGACGCGGGGAGCTGCTGACGGTCGTCGGCGCGTTCTTCTTCGCGGTGCACATCGTGGGCCTGGGCGAATGGTCTCACCGGCACGACGCGTACGCGCTGGCGGTGGTGCAGATCGGGACGGTCGCGGCGGTCTGCCTGCTGCTCGCGCCGGCCGCGCACGCGGGCCACCCCGGCATCACGCTGCCCCCGGACACCGCGGGCTGGGCCTCGATCGCGGTGACGGCGCTGCTCGGGACGGCGGCGGGCTTCTTCCTGCAGACCTGGTCGCAGGCCCGGATGCCGGCCACGCGGGCCGCGGTCGTGCTGACCATGGAACCGGTCTTCGCGGGAGTGGCCGGGGTGCTGGCCGGGGAGACGCTGGCGGTGCGCGGCTGGATCGGGGCGGCGATGGTGCTGGCGGCGATGTACGCGGTGGAGTTGGGTCCGCGCTGGGGGAAGAAGGCGAAGGAGCGGCCCGGGGTCGCGAACCAGGCGCCGGGGCCGTCGCCGGAACTCGCGGCCGCGCTCGAGCCCTGA
- a CDS encoding MarR family winged helix-turn-helix transcriptional regulator: MPTQETPATPATPEPSAPSAPSDATAQQLTDVVTRLRRALRTSIRTEYPWEALPMAQIELMQALSDRSPARVGDLAARQRLSTSTVSGLIGQLMTAGLVVRGTHADDRRVAVVELTEAGRRQLADWQAAHQRRIGAALERLEVPEQEVVAAALPALAKLVEYLFAGSGLGAEGGDEG, from the coding sequence ATGCCTACGCAGGAGACCCCCGCGACGCCCGCCACGCCCGAGCCGTCAGCACCGTCCGCGCCGTCCGACGCGACCGCTCAGCAGCTCACCGACGTGGTGACGCGGCTGCGGCGCGCGCTGCGCACCTCGATCCGCACGGAGTACCCGTGGGAGGCGCTGCCGATGGCGCAGATCGAGCTGATGCAGGCGCTCAGCGACCGCTCCCCGGCCCGCGTGGGCGATCTGGCCGCGCGCCAGCGCCTGTCCACCTCAACGGTCAGCGGCCTGATCGGCCAGCTGATGACCGCCGGCCTGGTGGTGCGCGGGACGCACGCGGACGATCGCCGGGTGGCGGTGGTGGAGCTCACCGAGGCCGGCCGCCGCCAGCTCGCCGACTGGCAGGCCGCGCACCAGCGGCGCATCGGCGCCGCGCTGGAGCGGCTGGAGGTGCCCGAGCAGGAGGTGGTGGCCGCGGCGCTGCCGGCGCTGGCGAAGCTGGTGGAGTACCTGTTCGCGGGGTCGGGGCTGGGGGCCGAGGGCGGCGACGAAGGCTAG
- a CDS encoding MFS transporter: MNVLLRERPRPDRIRNHPSAWRLAVLTVCFGAFMGQLDASITTLAYPALRTEFSASLGAVSWVSLSYLLTLTVLLVPTGRLSDALGRKLFYVYGFAVFTAASAACALAPSLDTLIAFRVVQALGAAMLQANSIALISNAAPREKLRQALGVQAAAQALGLGLGPAVGGLLVDTLGWRWVFGVNVPVGVVALIGGVFLLPRTRERTPGLRLDLAPLRQRAVRRGLLGAAGGYLVLFGPLVLVPVIMAARGSSALSSGLVLTTLPVGFAIGASFLKCRAGIGLGLAVAALAGLLVLPFEPVVLVPLLGVLGLGLGTYAPANNAQVMAAVPQKSSGVVSGLLNTARSLGTSGGVYVVTSAIALANHSSGRGSRYAFAGLLVVCLLTLAVSVRPSPHPVADELVDEPPAPLGPQVGPLVRGDDQKRVGNLRQLPRQQRQPGGVGQVEREAAHSQ; this comes from the coding sequence GTGAACGTCCTCCTTCGTGAGCGACCCCGCCCGGACCGCATACGCAACCACCCCTCGGCGTGGCGCCTGGCCGTCCTGACGGTCTGCTTCGGCGCCTTCATGGGCCAGCTCGACGCCTCGATCACCACCCTGGCCTACCCGGCCCTGCGCACTGAGTTCAGCGCCTCCCTGGGCGCGGTCTCCTGGGTCTCCCTGTCATACCTGCTGACGCTCACCGTCCTGCTGGTCCCGACCGGACGCCTGTCGGACGCCCTGGGTCGCAAGCTCTTCTACGTCTACGGCTTCGCCGTCTTCACCGCCGCCTCCGCGGCCTGCGCGCTGGCCCCCAGCCTGGACACCCTCATCGCCTTCCGCGTGGTCCAGGCCCTGGGCGCGGCGATGCTCCAGGCCAACAGCATCGCGCTGATCTCCAACGCGGCCCCGCGCGAGAAGCTGCGCCAGGCGCTGGGCGTCCAGGCCGCGGCGCAGGCGCTCGGGCTGGGCCTGGGCCCGGCGGTCGGCGGCCTGCTGGTGGACACCCTGGGCTGGCGCTGGGTGTTCGGGGTGAACGTCCCGGTCGGCGTGGTGGCCCTGATCGGCGGCGTGTTCCTGCTCCCGCGCACCCGGGAGCGCACCCCGGGGCTGCGGCTGGACCTGGCCCCGTTGCGGCAGCGCGCCGTGCGCCGGGGCCTGCTCGGCGCGGCCGGCGGCTACCTGGTCCTGTTCGGGCCGCTGGTGCTGGTGCCGGTGATCATGGCGGCCCGCGGCAGCAGCGCGCTGTCCTCCGGGCTGGTGCTGACCACGCTGCCGGTCGGCTTCGCGATCGGCGCGTCGTTCCTGAAGTGCCGCGCCGGGATCGGGCTGGGTCTGGCGGTCGCCGCCCTGGCCGGGCTGCTCGTGCTCCCCTTCGAACCGGTGGTGCTGGTGCCCCTGCTTGGCGTTCTGGGCCTGGGCCTGGGCACCTACGCACCGGCGAACAACGCCCAGGTGATGGCGGCGGTCCCGCAGAAGTCCTCCGGTGTCGTCAGCGGGTTGCTGAACACCGCGCGCAGCCTCGGCACGTCCGGTGGCGTGTACGTGGTGACGTCCGCCATCGCGCTGGCCAACCACAGCAGCGGACGCGGGTCGCGCTATGCGTTCGCGGGCCTATTGGTGGTCTGTCTGCTCACCCTCGCCGTGTCGGTACGTCCGAGCCCGCACCCGGTCGCGGACGAACTCGTCGACGAGCCGCCAGCCCCACTCGGCCCGCAGGTCGGGCCGCTTGTGCGGGGTGACGATCAGAAGCGCGTCGGAAACCTGCGCCAGCTGCCACGCCAGCAGCGGCAGCCGGGAGGCGTCGGCCAGGTGGAGCGCGAAGCTGCACACAGTCAGTGA
- a CDS encoding DUF4365 domain-containing protein, with the protein MTGTIDQGFQANENKTGGAGRPLTLGDSGHQGDFGETFIRALAAAANLDALRSDRDRVGVDWTLRYPAANGRRGFPLIDAQVKSWSDPRGNDVAWRYPLEVKNFNWLAGRDYLVPRFLFLVVVPRSSASWTDITADRLILRHAAYWACFHDALPLPGRNRSSTYTVRVPRANLLDIRALHGLFGDEFREMLAQ; encoded by the coding sequence ATGACGGGGACGATCGATCAAGGGTTCCAGGCCAACGAGAACAAGACCGGGGGTGCCGGACGCCCCCTGACCCTCGGCGATTCCGGACACCAGGGCGACTTCGGTGAGACCTTCATCAGAGCCCTGGCCGCCGCGGCCAATCTCGACGCCCTGCGCTCCGACCGCGACCGGGTCGGAGTGGACTGGACGCTGCGCTACCCGGCGGCGAACGGCCGCCGCGGGTTCCCCCTCATAGACGCTCAGGTGAAGTCCTGGTCCGACCCGCGCGGAAACGACGTCGCCTGGCGCTACCCGCTGGAGGTGAAGAACTTCAACTGGCTCGCCGGACGCGACTACCTGGTGCCCCGGTTCCTGTTCCTGGTGGTGGTCCCGCGCTCCTCCGCGTCGTGGACCGACATCACCGCGGACCGTCTAATCCTGCGGCACGCCGCGTATTGGGCGTGTTTCCACGACGCGCTCCCGTTGCCCGGAAGAAACAGGTCAAGTACGTATACAGTGCGCGTCCCCCGTGCCAATCTGCTAGATATCAGGGCCCTCCACGGGCTGTTCGGCGACGAGTTCCGGGAGATGCTCGCGCAATGA
- a CDS encoding winged helix DNA-binding domain-containing protein, translating to MRSLSADEVRWLRVRAQGLAGSAGETGSTGSAGSAARTVPDAVRTAAAVQAQAAGPARLQIWSRSRGLRAADVDAAVAEAAVVRTWLMRGTIHLVAVDDLRAFLAVLGPVNLRADRRRREQLGLTEALCARAMDALAEILAGGRALTRAEIVAELAGHDVVIDLKSQQPPHLLAFAANSGLICRGPDGARDEPTYVLLDGWLGSATAAPPDRESGLTRLAARYFAAYGPATVTDFAAWSGLSGADSNAAVDLVRDSLAEVAYDGRRLLMPHGIEPAPPQCPHRLLARFDPYLLGHRSRELILDPAFAKRVNAGGGMIAQTMLDAGRVVGTWKAGRLEPFQDLPAAGAEAWQAELAAAAAF from the coding sequence ATGCGGAGCTTGAGCGCGGACGAGGTGCGGTGGCTGCGGGTGCGCGCGCAGGGCTTGGCCGGATCGGCCGGAGAGACCGGATCGACCGGATCGGCCGGATCGGCCGCCCGCACGGTGCCCGACGCCGTCCGCACCGCCGCCGCGGTCCAGGCGCAGGCCGCGGGTCCGGCCCGGCTCCAGATCTGGTCGCGCTCCCGCGGGCTGCGCGCTGCCGATGTCGACGCGGCCGTCGCCGAGGCCGCGGTCGTCCGCACCTGGCTCATGCGCGGCACGATCCATCTGGTCGCCGTCGACGACCTCCGGGCGTTCCTGGCGGTGCTCGGGCCGGTGAACCTGCGCGCGGATCGGCGCAGGCGCGAGCAGCTCGGGCTCACCGAGGCGCTGTGCGCCCGGGCGATGGACGCGCTTGCGGAGATCCTCGCCGGCGGCAGGGCGCTGACGCGCGCCGAGATCGTCGCCGAGCTGGCCGGCCACGATGTCGTCATCGACCTCAAGAGCCAGCAGCCGCCGCATCTGCTCGCCTTCGCCGCGAACAGCGGACTGATCTGCCGCGGACCCGATGGCGCCCGGGACGAGCCCACCTACGTGCTGCTCGATGGCTGGCTGGGCTCCGCCACCGCCGCGCCACCGGACCGCGAGAGCGGCCTGACCCGGCTGGCGGCCCGCTACTTCGCCGCTTACGGCCCGGCGACCGTCACCGATTTCGCCGCGTGGTCGGGCCTGTCCGGCGCTGATTCCAACGCGGCCGTGGACCTCGTCCGGGACTCCCTGGCTGAAGTCGCCTATGACGGCCGTCGCCTGCTCATGCCGCACGGTATCGAGCCCGCGCCGCCGCAGTGTCCGCACCGCCTGCTGGCCCGCTTCGATCCCTACCTGCTGGGCCACCGCTCGCGCGAGCTGATTCTGGACCCGGCCTTCGCCAAGCGCGTCAACGCCGGCGGCGGCATGATCGCGCAGACCATGCTGGACGCCGGCCGGGTCGTCGGGACGTGGAAAGCGGGTCGGCTGGAGCCGTTCCAGGACCTGCCGGCCGCCGGCGCGGAAGCCTGGCAGGCGGAACTGGCCGCCGCCGCAGCGTTCTGA
- a CDS encoding DNA alkylation repair protein: protein MTDATTTPIPTLVSGFDRDLDGQGTAARATYDQQYHKSEFAHMGVPVPDLRKLVKGMYKEIGGRRATHDDVTGLAAALWDTDIYERRLAAVFVLAQGVRLLTPADLQDVTLMLRDAPMWSLVDPLSGDVAGKVVLRDREGTSRTLDLWAGDGDFWLRRASLLALIPAIREGKPDLVRFTRYADPMVEEREFFIRKAIGWVLREIAHKDPTWVAAWVTTRLDRLSGVTFREAVRRLPEDASVRLTAEYKAAGGGRASKAAGGAGARAAALSGA, encoded by the coding sequence GTGACAGATGCGACGACCACCCCGATCCCCACCCTCGTGTCCGGGTTCGACCGTGACCTGGACGGCCAGGGCACCGCGGCCCGCGCGACCTACGACCAGCAGTACCACAAGAGCGAGTTCGCGCACATGGGCGTCCCGGTCCCGGACCTCCGCAAGCTGGTGAAGGGCATGTACAAGGAGATCGGCGGCCGGCGCGCGACCCACGACGACGTGACCGGCCTGGCGGCGGCGCTGTGGGACACCGACATCTACGAGCGCCGGCTCGCGGCGGTCTTCGTGCTGGCGCAGGGCGTCCGGCTGCTGACCCCGGCGGACCTGCAGGACGTGACGCTCATGCTCCGCGACGCACCGATGTGGTCGCTGGTGGACCCGCTGTCCGGCGACGTCGCGGGCAAGGTCGTCCTGCGCGACCGGGAAGGGACCTCCCGCACCCTGGACCTGTGGGCCGGCGACGGCGACTTCTGGCTGCGCCGCGCCTCCCTGCTCGCCCTGATCCCGGCCATCCGCGAGGGCAAGCCGGACCTGGTCCGCTTCACCCGCTACGCCGACCCGATGGTCGAGGAGCGCGAGTTCTTCATCCGCAAGGCGATCGGCTGGGTGCTGCGCGAGATCGCGCACAAGGACCCGACCTGGGTCGCGGCCTGGGTCACCACGCGCCTGGACCGGCTGTCGGGGGTGACGTTCCGCGAGGCGGTGCGCCGCCTGCCCGAGGACGCCTCGGTGCGGCTGACGGCGGAGTACAAGGCGGCCGGGGGAGGGCGGGCGAGCAAGGCGGCCGGCGGGGCGGGGGCGCGCGCGGCGGCTTTGAGCGGGGCTTGA
- a CDS encoding YbjN domain-containing protein gives MTIDPGAIPNFGPQQPPQGPPPIIKPDANLIGDLFEQVGIKYGTDEEGDIVASWPGFRVYAMFRGDNKELFAVRAFYERAYPLEEKQELLDVIDEWNRDSLWPKVYTHTNEEGVLRLVGEAQMVVPQGVNVDYFVSSVMNWVQASIGFHGWLAERLGLEVEVDSVGQGDQDQDVDGTDKGIDKGTDKGTGKGTDSGKTDDSDESED, from the coding sequence ATGACCATCGACCCGGGAGCCATCCCGAACTTCGGCCCGCAGCAGCCGCCGCAGGGCCCGCCGCCGATCATCAAGCCGGACGCGAACCTGATCGGCGACCTGTTCGAGCAGGTGGGGATCAAGTACGGCACCGATGAGGAGGGCGACATCGTCGCCTCCTGGCCGGGCTTCCGCGTCTACGCGATGTTCCGCGGGGACAACAAGGAGCTCTTCGCGGTGCGCGCCTTCTACGAGCGCGCGTACCCGCTGGAGGAGAAGCAGGAACTGCTCGACGTCATCGACGAGTGGAACCGGGACTCGCTGTGGCCGAAGGTGTACACCCACACCAACGAGGAGGGTGTGCTGCGGCTCGTCGGCGAGGCGCAGATGGTCGTGCCGCAGGGCGTGAACGTCGACTACTTCGTCTCCAGCGTCATGAACTGGGTGCAGGCCTCGATCGGCTTCCACGGCTGGCTGGCCGAGCGGCTCGGGCTCGAGGTCGAGGTGGACTCGGTCGGCCAGGGCGACCAGGACCAGGACGTCGACGGCACCGACAAGGGCATCGACAAGGGCACGGACAAGGGGACCGGCAAGGGCACCGACTCCGGCAAGACCGACGACTCGGACGAGTCCGAGGACTGA
- the pknB gene encoding Stk1 family PASTA domain-containing Ser/Thr kinase: protein MDKTLDDSLVGQVLDERYRVDSLIARGGMATVYLATDRRLDRVVALKVMHPELARHEEFVSRFIREAKTAARLTHPNIVAVFDQSADGGHVYLVMEFVDGQTLRELLSDRGRCTPREALEILGPVLSALGAAHRAGMVHRDVKPENVLIGKEGTYAHAVKVADFGLARSAAAGATVSLAGMIVGTASYLAPEQVKSGICDARSDVYSAGIVLYEMLTGAKPFVADSPIQVAYRHVHDDVPSPSAAVPGLDPALDALVARATAREPGLRPADANVLHAEVMRTIGSLPDAALDFGAIMEESDPDNTATAEFAAMSGQRHFARTRVMPAPEHTRAVPPPPPLPTNPTRVDHAARATKPGGKQVYKARTSPNQPRQLVPADQRWRPRRGHYALAVILVVALILGIAAWWTASGQFRSMPSVIRQTQDAALAELTRDGLHADVLSDYSDSVPSGQVITSSPDPSGKVKRGGDVRITVSKGPRPVSVPDEAGQDPDSATQALRTAGFQVVIAPDQVFSETVASGSVVAVTPPSAQPGATVTLTISKGAQTFPVPDVTGLSEDEAKAKLAAAGFDNVEVNKWFFGDTVHSQQPEAGKYARHKDPVALFENPLP, encoded by the coding sequence GTGGACAAGACTTTGGACGATTCGCTGGTCGGGCAGGTCCTCGACGAGCGCTACCGGGTCGACTCCCTGATCGCTCGCGGGGGCATGGCAACGGTCTACCTGGCTACCGACCGGCGGCTCGACCGCGTGGTCGCTCTGAAGGTCATGCATCCTGAGCTGGCGCGGCACGAGGAGTTCGTGTCGCGCTTCATCCGGGAGGCGAAGACCGCGGCGCGCCTGACGCACCCGAACATCGTGGCGGTGTTCGACCAGAGTGCCGACGGCGGGCACGTGTATCTGGTCATGGAGTTCGTCGACGGCCAGACGCTGCGCGAGCTGCTGTCCGACCGGGGCCGCTGCACGCCGCGCGAGGCGCTGGAGATCCTCGGGCCGGTGCTGTCGGCGCTGGGCGCCGCGCACCGCGCCGGGATGGTGCACCGGGACGTCAAACCGGAGAACGTGCTGATCGGCAAGGAGGGGACCTACGCGCACGCGGTGAAGGTCGCCGACTTCGGGCTGGCCCGCTCGGCCGCCGCCGGGGCCACGGTGTCGCTGGCCGGGATGATCGTCGGCACCGCCTCGTACCTGGCTCCCGAGCAGGTCAAGTCCGGGATCTGCGACGCCCGCTCGGACGTGTACTCCGCCGGGATCGTGCTCTACGAGATGCTCACCGGCGCCAAGCCCTTCGTCGCCGACTCCCCGATCCAGGTCGCCTACCGGCACGTGCACGACGACGTGCCGAGCCCGTCGGCCGCCGTGCCCGGCCTGGACCCGGCGCTGGACGCGCTGGTGGCCCGGGCCACGGCCCGGGAGCCCGGGCTGCGGCCCGCCGACGCCAACGTCCTGCACGCCGAGGTGATGCGCACCATCGGCAGCCTGCCGGACGCGGCGCTGGACTTCGGCGCGATCATGGAGGAATCCGACCCCGACAACACCGCGACCGCGGAGTTCGCCGCGATGTCCGGCCAGCGCCACTTCGCGCGGACCCGGGTGATGCCGGCGCCGGAGCACACCCGGGCCGTGCCGCCGCCCCCGCCGCTGCCGACCAACCCGACCCGGGTGGACCACGCGGCCCGGGCCACCAAACCCGGCGGCAAGCAGGTCTACAAGGCGCGCACGTCCCCGAACCAGCCGCGCCAACTGGTCCCGGCCGACCAGCGGTGGCGGCCCCGGCGCGGGCACTACGCGCTGGCGGTGATCCTGGTCGTGGCGCTGATCCTGGGGATCGCGGCGTGGTGGACGGCCAGCGGGCAGTTCCGCTCCATGCCCTCGGTGATCCGGCAGACCCAGGACGCCGCGCTCGCGGAGCTGACGCGCGACGGGCTGCACGCGGACGTGCTGTCCGACTACAGCGACAGTGTGCCCTCCGGGCAGGTGATCACCTCCTCACCGGATCCGTCCGGCAAGGTGAAAAGGGGCGGCGACGTCCGGATCACGGTGTCCAAGGGCCCCAGGCCGGTCTCGGTGCCGGACGAGGCCGGTCAGGACCCTGATTCGGCCACCCAGGCGCTGCGGACCGCCGGGTTCCAGGTGGTGATCGCGCCGGACCAGGTCTTCTCCGAGACCGTGGCCAGCGGCTCGGTGGTGGCGGTGACGCCCCCCTCGGCCCAGCCCGGGGCCACGGTGACGCTCACCATCTCCAAGGGCGCGCAGACCTTCCCGGTACCCGACGTGACCGGACTTTCGGAGGACGAGGCCAAAGCGAAGCTGGCGGCCGCGGGGTTCGACAACGTAGAAGTCAATAAGTGGTTTTTCGGCGACACCGTTCATTCGCAGCAGCCTGAGGCGGGGAAATATGCGCGGCACAAAGACCCCGTGGCGCTGTTCGAGAACCCCCTGCCCTGA
- a CDS encoding phosphodiester glycosidase family protein, which yields MFGKSLSVVVAVAMAVAGCSSSNGSGPATGTSPTGKGFGAAAGTSSSPTSSSASTSSASSSSPSSPAAPSSSTASASTLPWRPSSSGVELTGDDSAFAARFDPAVVRFVLHAGSQVPGGSGWPGGDAADPSGLVAGWNGGFLMGNNASWGGFYLGGKTMYGPLRTGTASEVFYENGTMDVQAWPGGLPGADILGVRQNLALLISDGRLAANLADGTAADERTWGFTNNSADEHGNRSGIGVTADGKVVYAAVHAASPLQLAQYLQRAGAVRAMELDINFTRPIFGTYGQGRWTKPAPWLGPAERFTSGNERDFVVVYAR from the coding sequence ATGTTCGGGAAAAGCCTAAGTGTCGTCGTCGCGGTCGCGATGGCGGTCGCCGGGTGTTCCTCATCGAACGGTTCGGGCCCTGCGACCGGAACGTCGCCGACGGGCAAAGGGTTCGGCGCCGCGGCCGGGACTTCCTCGAGTCCGACGTCTTCGAGTGCTTCGACTTCGAGTGCTTCGTCTTCGAGCCCTTCGTCCCCGGCCGCGCCGTCGTCGTCGACGGCCTCCGCGTCCACGCTGCCGTGGCGTCCGAGTTCCTCAGGAGTCGAACTGACCGGGGACGACTCCGCGTTCGCCGCGCGGTTCGACCCGGCGGTGGTGCGCTTCGTGCTGCACGCCGGCTCGCAGGTCCCCGGCGGCTCGGGGTGGCCCGGCGGCGACGCCGCGGACCCGAGCGGGCTGGTCGCCGGGTGGAACGGTGGGTTCCTCATGGGCAACAACGCTTCCTGGGGCGGTTTCTACCTCGGGGGGAAGACCATGTACGGACCTCTGCGGACCGGGACCGCCTCCGAGGTCTTCTACGAGAACGGGACCATGGACGTCCAGGCGTGGCCCGGCGGTCTGCCGGGTGCCGACATCCTCGGCGTCCGGCAGAACCTGGCTCTGCTGATCAGCGACGGAAGGCTCGCGGCGAACCTCGCCGACGGGACGGCGGCGGACGAACGGACCTGGGGCTTCACCAACAACTCGGCGGACGAGCACGGCAACCGTTCGGGGATCGGGGTGACGGCGGACGGGAAGGTGGTCTACGCGGCGGTGCACGCGGCGTCCCCGCTGCAACTCGCGCAGTACCTCCAGCGGGCCGGCGCGGTGCGCGCCATGGAGTTGGACATCAACTTCACGCGTCCGATCTTCGGGACGTACGGGCAGGGACGCTGGACCAAACCGGCTCCGTGGCTGGGGCCGGCCGAACGCTTCACGTCCGGGAACGAACGGGATTTCGTTGTCGTCTACGCGCGCTGA
- a CDS encoding SpoIIE family protein phosphatase, whose protein sequence is MAGQAATPFSVTPGAPEAGLVGAGGEKRTPRHAAPPHDWHDTADSVRLRLALLNRASEEIGTTLDLVRTAEELVAIAIPDFADTTWVLLQERVATHHEIPAPFKDGGARVRRLALGVSEKDPLPVEFWLSTLPIGETAVCPPASPFARCMAERRSLFFPVVPDDLAGRTAEEFGRPDFYRAMAGRSLLLSPLMARGRVLGLLAFNRDPAERAEFCGRDVELADNLARRTALCIDNARLYNLEKSQALTLQSSLLPKRVQPPPGMEVAHRYVPGSDVAEVGGDWFDVIPLTGGRVALVVGDVMGHGMQAATVMGQLRTAVRTLARLELPVTELMGHLDALLPDMADSYLFATCIIAVHDPEARTCEIVRAGHVPPVIVDPDPSVKPRVEDVPANRPLGLGFVSDPFESWTLDLPEGSLLVLCTDGLVESKNRDIGDGLHLLLENLGDPEAGLEEICDTLTRTLVLEGDRDDLALLVARIGRAPSRSASWELPAESYAVREARHFVRQQAGSWGLPEDTVDTAELLVSELATNAVRHAAGPGPIEIRLSYDERLTCEVADQVGAEPRPAALPDDLEESGRGLFLVSELSADWGSRRTSTGKVVWFALEGLGVAA, encoded by the coding sequence GTGGCGGGACAAGCCGCCACTCCCTTTTCCGTAACACCCGGCGCCCCGGAAGCGGGCCTGGTTGGAGCGGGAGGTGAGAAGCGCACACCCCGGCACGCCGCACCGCCGCACGACTGGCACGACACCGCCGACTCGGTGCGCCTGCGACTGGCGCTGCTGAACCGGGCCAGCGAGGAGATCGGCACGACCCTGGACTTAGTGCGCACCGCCGAGGAACTGGTCGCGATCGCCATCCCGGACTTCGCCGACACCACGTGGGTGCTGTTGCAGGAGCGGGTCGCCACCCACCACGAGATCCCGGCGCCGTTCAAGGATGGCGGGGCGCGGGTGCGCCGGCTGGCCCTGGGGGTATCGGAGAAGGACCCGCTGCCGGTGGAGTTCTGGTTGTCCACACTGCCGATCGGGGAGACCGCGGTGTGCCCGCCGGCCTCGCCGTTCGCCCGGTGCATGGCCGAGCGGCGCTCGCTGTTCTTCCCGGTGGTCCCCGACGACCTGGCCGGGCGCACCGCCGAGGAGTTCGGGCGGCCGGACTTCTACCGGGCCATGGCCGGGCGCTCGCTGCTTCTCAGTCCTCTGATGGCGCGCGGCCGGGTGCTGGGGCTGCTGGCGTTCAACCGCGACCCGGCCGAGCGCGCCGAATTCTGCGGCCGGGACGTGGAGCTGGCGGACAACCTGGCGCGGCGCACGGCGCTGTGCATCGACAACGCGCGGCTGTACAACCTGGAGAAGTCGCAGGCGCTGACGCTCCAGAGCTCGCTGCTCCCCAAGCGCGTGCAGCCGCCGCCCGGCATGGAGGTGGCGCACCGCTACGTCCCCGGCAGCGACGTCGCGGAGGTCGGCGGCGACTGGTTCGACGTGATCCCGCTGACCGGCGGCCGGGTGGCGCTGGTGGTCGGGGACGTGATGGGGCACGGGATGCAGGCCGCCACGGTGATGGGCCAGCTGCGCACCGCGGTGCGGACACTGGCCCGCCTGGAGCTGCCGGTCACCGAGCTGATGGGGCACCTGGACGCCCTGCTGCCGGACATGGCGGACAGCTACCTGTTCGCCACGTGCATCATCGCGGTGCACGACCCGGAGGCGCGCACGTGCGAGATCGTGCGGGCCGGCCATGTACCGCCGGTGATCGTGGACCCGGACCCGTCGGTGAAGCCGCGGGTGGAGGACGTCCCGGCGAACCGGCCGCTGGGACTGGGATTCGTCTCGGACCCGTTCGAGTCCTGGACGCTGGACCTGCCGGAGGGCTCCCTGCTGGTGCTGTGCACGGACGGACTGGTGGAGTCGAAGAACCGCGACATCGGAGACGGATTACATCTGTTGCTGGAGAACCTGGGCGATCCCGAGGCGGGTCTGGAAGAGATCTGCGACACCCTGACCCGCACCCTGGTGCTGGAGGGCGACCGCGACGACCTGGCGCTGCTGGTGGCCCGGATCGGGCGCGCGCCGTCGCGCTCGGCGTCGTGGGAGCTGCCGGCGGAGTCGTACGCGGTGCGCGAGGCCCGGCACTTCGTACGGCAGCAGGCGGGATCGTGGGGGCTGCCGGAGGACACCGTGGACACGGCGGAGCTGCTGGTCAGCGAGCTGGCGACGAACGCGGTGCGGCACGCGGCCGGACCCGGGCCGATAGAGATCCGGCTGTCCTACGACGAGCGGCTGACGTGCGAGGTCGCCGACCAGGTCGGGGCGGAGCCGCGGCCGGCGGCGCTGCCGGACGACCTGGAGGAGAGCGGGCGCGGGTTGTTCCTGGTCAGTGAGCTGTCGGCGGATTGGGGGTCGCGGCGGACTTCGACGGGCAAGGTTGTGTGGTTCGCATTGGAGGGGTTGGGCGTGGCGGCTTAG